One region of Tachysurus vachellii isolate PV-2020 chromosome 11, HZAU_Pvac_v1, whole genome shotgun sequence genomic DNA includes:
- the mc3r gene encoding melanocortin receptor 3, with amino-acid sequence MNGSYHHMLLWDSSMINHTAEYENGSMLLWLSNSSVAPPPSGPPGLSGTSGALCQQVQIQAEVFLALGIISLLENILVISAVVKNKNLHSPMYFFLCSLAAADMLVSVSNSLETIVIAVLRSNLLKLSDYFVRLMDNIFDSMICISLVASICNLLAIAVDRYVTIFYALRYHSIVTAHRALSAIGTIWLTCIICGIVFIVYSESKMVIICLITMFFTMLALMATLYVHMFLLARLHVQRIAALPAAAAAAGDPAPRHCSCLKGAVTITILLGVFVCCWAPFFLHLILLVACPRHPLCLCYMSHFTTYLVLIMCNSVIDPIIYAFRSLEMRKTFREILCCFGAGCPAPACEREREMNTERPREREREKESETE; translated from the coding sequence ATGAACGGCTCTTACCATCACATGCTCCTGTGGGACAGCTCTATGATCAACCACACAGCAGAGTACGAGAATGGGAGCATGTTGCTGTGGCTCTCGAACAGCAGTGTCGCTCCTCCCCCGTCAGGTCCGCCAGGTCTGTCAGGTACGTCAGGGGCGCTGTGCCAGCAGGTTCAGATACAGGCTGAAGTTTTCCTTGCACTTGGGATCATCAGCCTTCTGGAGAACATCTTGGTCATTTCTGCAGTGGTGAAAAACAAGAATCTCCATTCGCCCATGTATTTCTTTCTCTGCAGCCTGGCAGCGGCAGACATGCTGGTGAGTGTCTCCAATTCCTTGGAGACGATTGTGATCGCCGTTCTCAGAAGCAATCTCCTCAAACTCAGCGACTATTTTGTGCGTTTGATGGATAATATTTTTGATTCCATGATTTGTATCTCTCTGGTAGCATCCATATGTAACCTCCTGGCTATCGCAGTTGACCGATATGTCACCATATTCTATGCATTACGCTATCACAGCATTGTAACTGCACACCGTGCATTAAGTGCCATTGGAACCATATGGCTCACCTGCATCATCTGTGGCATTGTCTTCATTGTATACTCTGAGAGCAAGATGGTCATTATTTGTCTAATTACAATGTTCTTTACAATGCTGGCACTGATGGCAACACTCTACGTTCACATGTTTTTGCTTGCCCGACTCCATGTCCAACGCATTGCTGCATTACCAGCTGCAGCGGCTGCTGCTGGTGACCCGGCACCACGGCATTGCAGCTGCTTAAAGGGAGCAGTGACTATCACCATCCTcttgggggtgtttgtgtgctgcTGGGCACCCTTCTTCCTCCACCTCATCCTCCTAGTGGCATGCCCACGCCACCCACTCTGCCTGTGTTACATGTCACACTTCACCACCTACCTGGTGCTCATCATGTGTAACTCAGTCATCGACCCCATCATCTATGCTTTCCGAAGCCTGGAGATGAGAAAGACCTTTAGAGAAATCCTCTGCTGCTTTGGTGCAGGATGCCCAGCTCCAGCCTGCGAGCGAGAACGAGAGATGAACACGGAGAGACCAAGGGAGAGAGAACGGGAgaaggagagtgagacagagtga
- the LOC132854095 gene encoding uncharacterized protein LOC132854095 isoform X2 — protein sequence MNFWWNMKNCTLCKKMVLCLAIYTALCHNSEQTSITIHSEYNKTAILPCMALSYSKDYTSITWYKLPKEEGIIRNSRRLNITQLYKNYENRTDVILTEEGSLVLMKVNFSQAGRYKCYLAGKVGYKNNDSIVTLNVTECVTETTPALDITTEYFLHSTKMNSSMLVLPVDVTPMSVLAWFFSLSLSKSLLCFACVWGMAKYKKQQRRKLWS from the exons atgaacttttgGTGGAATATGAAGAATTGCACACTTTGTAAAAAAATGG TCTTGTGTCTAGCCATATATACAGCTCTGTGTCACAACAGTGAACAAACGAGCATTACAATCCATTCAGAGTACAACAAAACAGCCATCCTGCCCTGTATGGCTCTGTCTTACAGTAAAGATTACACGTCCATCACCTGGTACAAG CTCCCAAAAGAAGAGGGCATTATAAGAAATTCAAGGAGGCTAAACATAACACAGCTATATAAGAATTATGAGAATCGTACAGATGTGATCCTTACAGAAGAAGGTTCTCTTGTTCTGATGAAAGTTAACTTTTCACAAGCAGGCCGATACAAGTGTTACCTGGCTGGAAAAGTTGGATACAAAAACAATGATTCAATTGTCACGCTGAATGTGACAG AGTGTGTTACTGAAACAACACCAGCCCTAGATATCACCACTGAATATTTTCTTCATTCCACAAAAATGAACTCATCTATGCTGGTTTTGCCTGTGGATGTGACCCCCATGTCTGTCCTGGCTTGGTTCTTCAGTCTAAGTCTGAGCAAATCTCTACTctgttttgcatgtgtgtgg GGCATGGCAAAGTATAAGAAACAACAAAGAAGAAAATTATGGAGCTAA
- the LOC132854095 gene encoding uncharacterized protein LOC132854095 isoform X1 — protein sequence MNFWWNMKNCTLCKKMVLCLAIYTALCHNSEQTSITIHSEYNKTAILPCMALSYSKDYTSITWYKQLPKEEGIIRNSRRLNITQLYKNYENRTDVILTEEGSLVLMKVNFSQAGRYKCYLAGKVGYKNNDSIVTLNVTECVTETTPALDITTEYFLHSTKMNSSMLVLPVDVTPMSVLAWFFSLSLSKSLLCFACVWGMAKYKKQQRRKLWS from the exons atgaacttttgGTGGAATATGAAGAATTGCACACTTTGTAAAAAAATGG TCTTGTGTCTAGCCATATATACAGCTCTGTGTCACAACAGTGAACAAACGAGCATTACAATCCATTCAGAGTACAACAAAACAGCCATCCTGCCCTGTATGGCTCTGTCTTACAGTAAAGATTACACGTCCATCACCTGGTACAAG CAGCTCCCAAAAGAAGAGGGCATTATAAGAAATTCAAGGAGGCTAAACATAACACAGCTATATAAGAATTATGAGAATCGTACAGATGTGATCCTTACAGAAGAAGGTTCTCTTGTTCTGATGAAAGTTAACTTTTCACAAGCAGGCCGATACAAGTGTTACCTGGCTGGAAAAGTTGGATACAAAAACAATGATTCAATTGTCACGCTGAATGTGACAG AGTGTGTTACTGAAACAACACCAGCCCTAGATATCACCACTGAATATTTTCTTCATTCCACAAAAATGAACTCATCTATGCTGGTTTTGCCTGTGGATGTGACCCCCATGTCTGTCCTGGCTTGGTTCTTCAGTCTAAGTCTGAGCAAATCTCTACTctgttttgcatgtgtgtgg GGCATGGCAAAGTATAAGAAACAACAAAGAAGAAAATTATGGAGCTAA